One stretch of Halapricum desulfuricans DNA includes these proteins:
- the flaJ gene encoding archaellar assembly protein FlaJ gives MATKDSATIDLSISNTLAGLMDSYRKLDIPLQRYLLTILLPATVFFLATIAATVVLDVPLFIRAPIPMLGLLIFATAVFFPKVQLSQRKRQLNNRFHLMVTHMTVLSTTKIDRMEVFRALAEEDEYGELATELGRVVELVDTWNQSLDDACRRRAKQVPSETLSDFFERLAYNLGAGQPLDDYLISEQDMIIENYTTVYEGTLGNLNVMKDLYLSMILSMTFALVFAVVLPVLTGTDPTMTVASVILLFVFVQAGFYLAIRSIAPYDPIWFHPEEYPSPIEGRLNRAFAIGIGLTAVLAFITFGGRLGISPVTLEMLVPFWSPPPLTLYAAVPVTPLLIPGLAARAEEKRIENRDEEFPSFIRGLGATEGAKQSTTSTVLKSLRKKDFGALTPQIDNLYKRLNMRIEPASAWRHFTAESRSYLVQTFSEMYLVGREMGGDPKMLGELIAENMNEVLQLRQQRRQETTTLIGLLYGITAASTFAFFIGLQVVNILTGLSLDLAETSQFDAGALINTAVYDIPLIEFLLIVVVVFNAMLSALMVRTLDGGHKMNSYMHFVILTWLGALTAIFTKWMVTQFLAI, from the coding sequence ATGGCGACGAAAGACTCCGCCACGATCGACCTGTCGATCTCGAATACGCTCGCGGGACTGATGGACTCCTATCGGAAGCTCGATATTCCGCTCCAGCGATACCTGCTGACGATCCTGTTGCCCGCGACCGTGTTTTTCCTCGCGACGATCGCTGCCACGGTCGTTCTCGATGTCCCACTGTTCATTCGGGCACCGATCCCGATGCTCGGGCTCCTGATCTTTGCGACGGCCGTGTTCTTCCCCAAGGTCCAGCTCTCGCAGCGCAAACGCCAGCTCAACAACCGGTTTCACCTGATGGTCACGCACATGACCGTCCTCTCGACGACGAAGATCGATCGCATGGAAGTGTTCCGCGCGCTCGCGGAGGAAGACGAGTACGGCGAACTCGCGACCGAACTCGGGCGAGTCGTCGAGCTGGTCGACACCTGGAATCAGAGCCTCGACGACGCCTGTCGGCGACGGGCCAAACAGGTCCCGAGCGAGACGCTCTCGGATTTCTTCGAGCGGCTGGCGTACAACCTCGGTGCCGGACAGCCGCTCGACGATTACCTGATCAGCGAACAGGACATGATCATCGAGAACTACACGACGGTCTACGAGGGGACGCTGGGCAACCTCAACGTGATGAAGGACCTCTATCTGTCGATGATCCTCTCGATGACGTTCGCGCTCGTGTTCGCGGTCGTCCTGCCGGTGCTGACCGGAACGGACCCGACGATGACGGTCGCGTCGGTCATTCTCCTCTTCGTGTTCGTCCAGGCCGGGTTCTACCTTGCCATCCGGTCGATCGCACCCTACGACCCGATCTGGTTCCACCCCGAGGAATACCCCTCACCGATCGAGGGACGTCTCAACCGCGCGTTCGCGATCGGAATCGGTCTCACGGCCGTGTTGGCGTTCATCACTTTCGGCGGCCGACTCGGGATCAGTCCGGTCACGCTTGAGATGCTCGTTCCGTTCTGGTCGCCGCCGCCGCTGACACTGTACGCCGCCGTTCCCGTGACGCCACTTTTGATCCCCGGGCTCGCCGCCCGTGCCGAAGAGAAGCGGATCGAGAACCGCGACGAGGAGTTCCCCAGCTTCATCCGCGGGCTCGGCGCGACCGAGGGTGCCAAGCAATCGACGACCTCGACGGTCCTGAAATCGCTTCGCAAGAAGGACTTCGGCGCGCTGACGCCCCAGATCGACAACCTCTACAAGCGGCTGAACATGCGGATCGAACCCGCCAGCGCCTGGCGTCACTTCACCGCCGAGTCGCGGTCGTATCTCGTCCAGACGTTCTCGGAGATGTACCTCGTCGGCCGCGAGATGGGTGGCGATCCCAAGATGCTGGGGGAACTCATCGCCGAGAACATGAACGAAGTGCTCCAGTTGCGCCAGCAGCGCCGCCAGGAGACGACCACGCTGATCGGGCTGCTGTACGGTATCACTGCGGCCTCGACGTTCGCCTTCTTCATCGGACTGCAGGTCGTCAACATCCTCACCGGCCTCTCGCTCGATCTCGCCGAGACGAGCCAGTTCGACGCCGGTGCGCTGATCAACACCGCCGTCTACGACATCCCGCTGATCGAGTTCCTGCTGATCGTCGTCGTCGTGTTCAACGCCATGCTGTCGGCGCTGATGGTCCGGACGCTCGACGGCGGCCACAAGATGAACTCCTACATGCACTTCGTGATCCTCACCTGGCTCGGGGCGCTGACAGCGATCTTCACCAAGTGGATGGTCACGCAGTTCCTCGCCATCTAG
- a CDS encoding type II/IV secretion system ATPase subunit: protein MTEQGRPKPSDELRQYAANRPHLRDHLKKFKQITGEFPMFVEEASGELETDRPNILYPVGGPIFTHIYGDIGQDMKYYAIEPELSDEEQVVFNKVRNRLLQRSVNKPAPTDESEYDDRIEELLQETTHVKTRESGSGVLSRLRNLSSIGKVDVKPETYENIRYRLNRDIVGLGPLEPVMRDPANEDIHVIGPTECYVDHGVFGMLETTVEWNSNEEFDQWLRNMGERIGDPVSDSDPIVDSTLPDGSRLNLIYSDDVSIKGPSLTIRQGDETPLSIFQITKWGTLSPQLAAYLWLALENEQTVFVVGETASGKTTTLNAVMSFIPRDSKIYTAEDTAEVLPPHDTWQQLLTREGDESSGTGVDMFDLVAAALRSRPDYIIVGEVRGEEGRMAFQAAQTGHPVMLTFHASDIVSMIQRFTGDPINVPETFMDNADIALFQNRVKQGDDVLRRVTSVQEIEGYSKEMEGVITRQVFYWDPVEDEIVFQGMNNSYVLEEQIATLLGYEDTRDIYDDLQFRADLIQRAIQENILGYHEVNEFIEDFQRDGLEGVPFDIHRPD, encoded by the coding sequence ATGACAGAACAGGGACGACCGAAACCGTCGGACGAACTCAGACAGTACGCGGCCAACCGGCCGCATCTGCGCGACCACCTCAAGAAGTTCAAGCAGATCACCGGCGAGTTCCCCATGTTCGTCGAGGAGGCCTCCGGCGAACTCGAGACCGACCGCCCGAACATCCTCTACCCGGTCGGCGGCCCGATCTTCACCCACATCTACGGCGACATCGGGCAGGACATGAAATACTACGCGATCGAGCCGGAGCTGTCCGACGAGGAGCAGGTCGTGTTCAACAAAGTCCGCAACCGCCTGCTCCAGCGCAGCGTCAACAAGCCAGCCCCGACCGACGAGTCCGAGTACGACGACCGCATCGAGGAACTCCTTCAGGAGACGACACACGTCAAGACCCGCGAGAGCGGGTCGGGCGTTCTCTCGCGGCTCCGCAACCTCAGTTCGATCGGGAAAGTCGACGTCAAACCCGAGACCTACGAGAACATCCGTTACCGGCTCAACCGCGACATCGTCGGTCTCGGGCCGCTCGAACCGGTAATGCGCGATCCGGCGAACGAGGACATCCACGTCATCGGGCCGACCGAGTGTTACGTCGACCACGGCGTCTTCGGGATGCTCGAGACGACCGTCGAGTGGAACAGCAACGAGGAGTTCGACCAGTGGCTGCGAAACATGGGCGAGCGCATCGGCGATCCCGTCTCCGACAGCGACCCGATCGTCGACTCGACGCTGCCGGACGGCTCGCGTCTGAACCTCATCTACTCCGACGACGTCTCGATCAAAGGCCCGAGCCTCACGATCCGTCAGGGCGACGAGACGCCGCTGTCGATCTTCCAGATCACCAAGTGGGGAACGCTCAGCCCGCAACTGGCCGCGTATCTCTGGCTCGCGCTGGAGAACGAACAGACCGTGTTCGTCGTCGGCGAGACGGCGTCCGGGAAGACCACGACGCTGAACGCCGTCATGTCGTTCATCCCGCGGGATAGCAAGATCTACACCGCCGAGGACACTGCCGAGGTGCTCCCGCCACACGACACCTGGCAACAACTGCTCACCCGCGAGGGCGACGAATCGAGCGGCACGGGGGTGGACATGTTCGACCTCGTGGCCGCCGCACTGCGTTCGCGCCCCGACTACATCATCGTGGGCGAGGTCCGTGGCGAAGAGGGCCGCATGGCGTTTCAGGCCGCCCAGACCGGCCACCCCGTCATGCTGACGTTCCACGCCTCCGACATCGTCTCGATGATCCAGCGATTCACCGGCGATCCGATCAACGTTCCCGAGACGTTCATGGACAACGCCGACATCGCGCTGTTCCAGAACCGCGTCAAGCAGGGTGACGACGTCCTTCGCCGCGTGACCAGCGTCCAGGAGATCGAGGGCTACTCCAAGGAGATGGAAGGCGTCATCACTCGACAGGTGTTCTACTGGGACCCCGTCGAAGACGAGATCGTCTTCCAGGGGATGAACAACTCCTACGTCCTCGAAGAGCAGATCGCGACGCTGCTGGGCTATGAGGACACGCGTGACATCTACGACGACTTGCAGTTCCGTGCCGACCTGATCCAGCGCGCGATCCAGGAGAACATCCTCGGCTACCACGAGGTCAACGAGTTCATCGAGGACTTCCAGCGGGACGGACTGGAGGGCGTCCCCTTCGATATCCACCGCCCTGACTGA
- a CDS encoding chemotaxis protein CheD yields MKVYDGQREAESEPKPEQIKVGIAEYDVTKNGAVLTTSGLGSCIGVALHDESVPVSGLVHVMLPSADETENGNPAKFADTGVGTLIEALEDAGGDRSNMVAKIAGGSDMLDFSESGSGIGRRNAEQVKATLEEHGIPIVGEDVGGDHGRSIKLEGSTGKLVVKSANKGSTEL; encoded by the coding sequence ATGAAGGTCTACGACGGACAGAGAGAGGCCGAATCGGAACCGAAACCCGAGCAGATCAAGGTCGGGATCGCGGAGTACGACGTGACGAAGAACGGGGCCGTGCTGACGACGAGCGGTCTCGGGTCCTGTATCGGCGTCGCGCTCCACGACGAGTCGGTTCCCGTGTCCGGGCTCGTCCACGTGATGCTGCCGTCGGCCGACGAGACGGAAAACGGCAATCCGGCGAAGTTCGCGGACACGGGCGTTGGAACGCTCATCGAAGCACTCGAAGACGCGGGCGGCGACAGATCGAACATGGTCGCGAAGATCGCCGGCGGCAGCGATATGCTTGACTTCTCCGAGAGCGGCTCCGGCATCGGCCGGCGCAACGCCGAACAGGTGAAAGCGACGCTCGAGGAACACGGTATCCCGATTGTCGGCGAAGACGTCGGCGGCGACCACGGCCGGTCGATCAAACTCGAGGGCTCGACCGGAAAACTCGTCGTCAAAAGCGCAAACAAGGGGAGTACCGAGTTGTGA
- a CDS encoding flagellar protein G produces the protein MASVSASHLILFIASVLVAASVAGTITNTVGRLSAGVSEQGDALSQDVRTDVEVISDSGAQIYNRTGDGNVTLLVKNTGSRILPANGDQLTVLLDGAFQSAIEVTVVDGEDPDSWRPGDVVRVEFAAPNLGSGDRRVKVSINGDEEVFRFNA, from the coding sequence GTGGCTAGCGTCTCCGCGTCGCATCTGATACTGTTCATCGCCAGCGTGCTCGTCGCGGCGAGCGTCGCCGGAACGATAACCAACACTGTCGGCCGTCTCAGCGCGGGCGTCTCCGAACAGGGCGACGCGCTGAGCCAGGACGTCCGTACGGACGTCGAGGTCATCAGCGACAGCGGCGCGCAGATCTACAACCGTACCGGAGACGGAAACGTCACGCTGCTTGTGAAGAATACCGGCTCGCGCATACTGCCGGCGAACGGCGACCAGTTGACGGTGCTGCTGGACGGGGCCTTCCAGTCGGCAATCGAGGTGACGGTCGTCGACGGCGAGGACCCTGACAGCTGGCGTCCGGGCGACGTCGTCCGGGTCGAGTTCGCCGCGCCGAACCTCGGTTCGGGAGACCGCCGGGTCAAGGTGTCGATCAACGGTGACGAGGAGGTGTTCAGATTTAACGCATGA
- a CDS encoding chemotaxis protein CheC → MNVDIQSLETFNQLAREGAEQATAAMTQMTGIEADVEVTKLSLVDRQDIGEELGAREFVGVQFDYEGELAGETVLVFDRGCSTSLVEALVGSADSESMARSGVKEIGNIMMSGFIDGWADYLGTTIDHSPPTYIEGDGAAVLPDAPTDGDTDHVFVFKSRIEWTGEPVEFYIYMLPEYEPLTALMAEHVDTEDDAIPVDKLEVFNEMTRRGTETAAENVTMMTGIETEAEVSQISFAPITDVPKQISNETYVGTVVEFTGIPSGYLMVLFDELSARNVAEAMMPIEGESEELTGRHESAIEELGNIMTSGFVDGWANVLQTAVDHTPPRLVHDMGQAIIDPLAAQVGRHQEHAFIIDSTMRTDDIEFEAEIHALPNERELREALDELLVERAEQTDVDPEEIFQG, encoded by the coding sequence ATGAACGTCGACATCCAGTCGCTCGAGACGTTCAACCAGCTGGCTCGCGAGGGTGCCGAGCAGGCGACGGCCGCGATGACCCAGATGACCGGCATCGAGGCCGACGTCGAGGTGACGAAACTGTCGCTGGTCGACCGTCAGGACATCGGCGAGGAGTTGGGTGCCCGGGAATTCGTCGGCGTCCAGTTCGACTACGAGGGCGAACTCGCCGGCGAGACGGTCCTCGTGTTCGACCGGGGCTGTAGCACGTCGCTGGTCGAGGCACTCGTCGGGAGCGCGGACAGCGAGTCGATGGCCCGCAGCGGCGTCAAAGAGATCGGCAACATCATGATGAGCGGCTTCATCGACGGCTGGGCCGACTATCTGGGGACGACGATCGATCACTCGCCCCCCACGTACATCGAGGGCGACGGGGCGGCAGTGCTTCCAGACGCCCCGACGGACGGCGATACGGACCACGTGTTCGTCTTCAAGAGCCGGATCGAGTGGACCGGGGAGCCGGTCGAGTTCTACATCTACATGCTCCCGGAGTACGAGCCGCTGACGGCGCTGATGGCCGAGCACGTCGACACCGAAGACGACGCGATCCCGGTCGACAAGCTCGAGGTGTTCAACGAGATGACCCGGCGGGGGACCGAGACGGCCGCCGAGAACGTCACGATGATGACCGGCATCGAGACCGAGGCCGAGGTCTCACAGATCAGCTTCGCCCCGATCACGGACGTCCCGAAACAGATCAGCAACGAGACGTACGTCGGGACCGTCGTCGAGTTCACGGGGATTCCGAGCGGGTATCTGATGGTGCTGTTCGACGAACTGTCGGCCAGAAACGTCGCCGAGGCGATGATGCCGATCGAGGGGGAAAGCGAGGAGTTGACCGGCAGACACGAGTCGGCGATCGAAGAGCTGGGGAACATCATGACGAGCGGGTTCGTCGACGGCTGGGCGAACGTGTTACAGACCGCCGTCGATCACACGCCCCCGCGACTGGTCCACGACATGGGACAGGCCATCATCGATCCCCTCGCGGCGCAGGTCGGCCGCCATCAGGAACACGCGTTCATCATCGACTCGACGATGCGGACCGACGACATCGAATTCGAGGCCGAGATCCACGCGCTGCCCAACGAGCGGGAGTTGCGCGAGGCGCTCGACGAACTGCTGGTCGAACGGGCCGAGCAAACCGATGTCGATCCCGAGGAAATATTCCAAGGATGA
- a CDS encoding FlaD/FlaE family flagellar protein: protein MASTSDASGIGQVALPSDPAVLTLLSASVVGMSIKNVFDSILSDEDDETEQMSDGAGLMDEEGGDDLGGLGGFEDEGDEFGDFGDDEFGDMDGGPDTDELEHRLDELETEVGSLSSTVNTVRNENEQISETVDDVEENVRKLLDIYEMVTRGVNPFADDIEGGGLGGGDGDSFGLFDTDQQDDDGDEELDEDIANADAEGFFDDDLVDDDDGEFGESVEDVMGEDDLDGGGDPFEDEFDDEAFSEDEFDDEGFGGDDFDDGGFENDLEEGGLDEGESDSDDGGGGGKSFQELKDEYESGEADWAEEESGDETPEDGSDEALGDDAFDDETDGDDAFDGDDAFDDGAGDETGDALDDELADDELFDTVIEDEASAEAEPEQADDEANAPVETSESGEETRDSPAGPEQTHAEPATDESTAANSTQSDATEREDEQTTAAESDGKPYLATMPEGFGSELIVFEWLEYLVGEVGVRSTAEAIDYYERIDWLSEPVADSLQDYLRGFDGDGSDGDLTIDHHTRSLKYIGQLNGTPRIERMGLSGGGPDGLQR, encoded by the coding sequence ATGGCGTCTACCAGCGACGCGTCCGGGATCGGTCAGGTGGCGCTCCCGAGCGATCCGGCGGTGCTGACGCTCCTTTCCGCAAGCGTCGTCGGGATGAGCATCAAGAACGTCTTCGATTCGATCCTGTCCGACGAGGACGACGAGACCGAGCAGATGAGCGACGGAGCCGGCCTGATGGACGAAGAGGGCGGCGACGACCTGGGCGGACTCGGCGGCTTCGAGGACGAGGGCGACGAGTTCGGGGACTTCGGTGACGACGAGTTCGGCGACATGGACGGCGGCCCCGACACGGACGAGCTCGAACACCGGCTCGACGAGCTCGAAACGGAGGTCGGCAGTCTCTCTTCGACGGTCAACACGGTCCGCAACGAGAACGAACAGATCAGCGAAACGGTCGACGACGTCGAGGAGAACGTCCGAAAGCTGCTCGACATCTACGAGATGGTTACGCGGGGGGTCAATCCCTTCGCCGACGACATCGAGGGCGGCGGTCTGGGTGGCGGCGACGGCGACTCGTTCGGGCTGTTCGATACTGACCAGCAGGACGACGACGGCGACGAGGAACTGGACGAAGACATCGCGAACGCGGACGCGGAGGGCTTTTTCGACGACGACCTCGTCGACGATGACGACGGTGAGTTCGGCGAGTCCGTCGAGGACGTGATGGGCGAAGACGACCTCGACGGGGGCGGCGACCCGTTCGAGGACGAGTTCGACGACGAGGCGTTCAGTGAAGACGAGTTCGACGACGAGGGATTCGGAGGCGACGACTTCGACGATGGCGGGTTCGAGAACGACCTCGAAGAGGGCGGACTCGACGAAGGCGAGAGCGACAGCGACGACGGCGGTGGCGGCGGGAAGTCGTTCCAGGAGCTCAAAGACGAGTACGAGTCCGGCGAAGCCGACTGGGCCGAAGAAGAAAGCGGTGACGAAACGCCCGAGGACGGGAGCGACGAGGCGCTCGGCGACGACGCGTTCGACGACGAAACGGACGGCGACGACGCGTTCGACGGCGACGACGCGTTCGACGACGGTGCTGGCGACGAGACGGGAGACGCTCTCGACGACGAGCTGGCCGACGACGAGCTGTTCGATACCGTGATCGAAGACGAGGCGAGCGCCGAGGCCGAGCCGGAGCAGGCAGACGACGAAGCGAACGCGCCGGTCGAGACGTCCGAAAGCGGCGAGGAGACTCGCGATTCGCCCGCCGGCCCCGAACAGACGCACGCCGAACCGGCGACTGACGAATCCACGGCGGCGAACAGCACGCAGTCAGACGCCACAGAGCGCGAAGACGAGCAGACGACCGCCGCGGAAAGCGACGGCAAACCCTACCTCGCGACGATGCCGGAGGGCTTCGGTTCGGAACTCATCGTCTTCGAGTGGCTCGAATATCTCGTCGGTGAGGTCGGCGTTCGCTCGACTGCGGAGGCGATCGACTACTACGAGCGCATCGATTGGCTGAGCGAGCCGGTCGCCGACAGTCTTCAGGACTACCTCCGCGGGTTCGACGGCGACGGCTCCGACGGCGACCTGACAATCGATCACCACACGCGATCGTTGAAGTACATCGGCCAGCTCAACGGTACCCCACGGATCGAGCGCATGGGGCTCTCCGGAGGTGGACCCGATGGGCTTCAGCGTTAG
- a CDS encoding flagellin: MGFSVSGSAAIVFVGLFIAFGTFYSASTNSMEQVTDANTDWQDRQLAQHNTQIDVASAVYDNETDSLVVEVDNTGATSLSVEATDLLVDNEYRTAIQSRDVGGDSATDVWASGQRLTFNVSATSLPDRVKVVTESGVAATEVVTRG, translated from the coding sequence ATGGGCTTCAGCGTTAGCGGCTCGGCGGCGATCGTGTTCGTCGGGCTGTTCATCGCGTTCGGGACTTTCTACAGCGCCAGCACTAACTCGATGGAACAGGTGACCGACGCTAACACCGACTGGCAGGACCGGCAGCTCGCCCAGCACAACACACAGATCGATGTCGCCAGCGCGGTCTACGACAACGAGACCGACAGCCTCGTCGTCGAGGTCGACAACACCGGGGCCACGAGCCTCTCCGTCGAGGCGACCGATCTGCTCGTGGACAACGAGTATCGGACAGCGATACAGAGTCGCGACGTCGGCGGCGACTCCGCGACCGACGTCTGGGCGTCGGGCCAGCGACTCACGTTCAATGTGAGTGCGACGAGTCTGCCCGATCGGGTCAAAGTGGTGACCGAAAGCGGCGTGGCGGCGACGGAGGTGGTGACGCGTGGCTAG
- a CDS encoding ATPase domain-containing protein, which translates to MSIATTDLFSLGLDERDRLNKELGGGIPPGSIVLIEGDYGAGKSAMSQRFTYGLCEEGYQVTTLSTELTVGSFLDQMHSLDYDMVEHVLDEHVLFLHADIGDSNTFSDDDDGERMDLLKRLMDAEVMWESDVIIIDTFDAILRNDPKFEALVRKNEERQAALEIISFFRDVIAEGKVIVLTVDPSTLDEDAIGPFRSIADVFLELEMIEVGNDVRRQISVKRFAGMGEQVGDTIGYSVRSGTGIVIESRSVA; encoded by the coding sequence ATGAGTATCGCAACGACCGATCTCTTCTCGCTCGGGCTCGACGAACGCGACCGGCTGAACAAGGAACTCGGCGGCGGCATCCCGCCCGGGAGCATCGTCCTCATCGAGGGCGACTACGGGGCGGGGAAGTCGGCGATGAGCCAGCGGTTCACCTACGGGCTCTGTGAAGAGGGATATCAGGTGACGACACTCTCGACCGAGCTCACTGTCGGGAGCTTTCTCGACCAGATGCACAGCCTCGATTACGACATGGTCGAGCACGTGCTCGACGAGCACGTCCTGTTCCTGCACGCCGACATCGGCGATTCGAACACCTTCTCCGACGACGACGACGGCGAGCGCATGGACCTGCTCAAGCGGCTGATGGACGCCGAGGTCATGTGGGAGTCAGACGTGATCATCATCGATACGTTCGACGCGATCCTGCGCAACGATCCGAAGTTCGAGGCTCTCGTCCGGAAAAACGAGGAGCGACAGGCGGCACTGGAGATCATCTCCTTCTTCCGGGACGTTATCGCGGAGGGGAAAGTCATTGTCCTCACCGTCGACCCCTCGACGCTGGACGAGGACGCGATCGGGCCGTTCCGGTCGATCGCGGACGTGTTTCTCGAACTGGAGATGATCGAGGTCGGCAACGACGTGCGTCGGCAGATCTCGGTCAAACGGTTCGCCGGTATGGGCGAACAGGTCGGCGACACGATCGGTTACTCGGTGCGCTCGGGCACCGGCATCGTCATCGAATCACGGAGCGTGGCATGA
- the cheY gene encoding chemotaxis protein CheY, which yields MPDVLIADDSEFMRNLLREILEEDHQIVGEVENGVEAVETYKEENPDLVMMDIVMPIRDGIEATDEIKSTDPEANVIMCTSVGQEEKMKEAVKAGADGYITKPFQKPSVMEAIEDVVPS from the coding sequence ATGCCAGACGTGCTGATCGCTGACGACTCCGAGTTCATGCGCAACCTCCTTCGAGAGATCCTCGAGGAAGACCACCAGATCGTCGGTGAAGTCGAAAACGGCGTCGAGGCCGTCGAGACCTACAAGGAGGAGAACCCGGATCTGGTTATGATGGACATCGTGATGCCGATCAGGGACGGCATCGAGGCCACGGACGAGATCAAAAGCACGGACCCGGAGGCCAACGTCATCATGTGTACCAGCGTCGGCCAGGAGGAGAAGATGAAAGAGGCTGTCAAGGCCGGAGCGGACGGCTACATCACCAAGCCCTTCCAGAAGCCGAGCGTGATGGAGGCCATCGAGGACGTCGTCCCGTCATAG